The following coding sequences are from one Bos mutus isolate GX-2022 chromosome 22, NWIPB_WYAK_1.1, whole genome shotgun sequence window:
- the CHRM1 gene encoding muscarinic acetylcholine receptor M1 — MNTSAPPAVSPNITVLAPGKGPWQVAFIGITTGLLSLATVTGNLLVLISFKVNTELKTVNNYFLLSLACADLIIGTFSMNLYTTYLLMGHWALGTLACDLWLALDYVASNASVMNLLLISFDRYFSVTRPLSYRAKRTPRRAALMIGLAWLVSFVLWAPAILFWQYLVGERTVLAGQCYIQFLSQPIITFGTAMAAFYLPVTVMCALYWRIYRETENRARELAALQGSETPGKGGGSSSSSERSQPGAEGSPETPPGRCCRCCRTPRLLQAYSWKEEEEEDEGSMESLTSSEGEEPGSEVVIKMPMVDPEAQAPAKQPPRSSPNTVKRPTRKGRERAGKGQKPRGKEQLAKRKTFSLVKEKKAARTLSAILLAFILTWTPYNIMVLVSTFCKDCVPETLWELGYWLCYVNSTINPMCYALCNKAFRDTFRLLLLCRWDKRRWRKIPKRPGSVHRTPSRQC; from the coding sequence ATGAATACCTCAGCGCCACCTGCCGTCAGCCCCAACATCACCGTCCTGGCACCGGGAAAGGGTCCCTGGCAAGTGGCCTTCATCGGGATCACCACGGGCCTCCTGTCACTGGCCACGGTGACAGGCAACCTGCTGGTGCTCATCTCTTTCAAGGTCAACACGGAGCTCAAGACGGTCAACAACTACTTCCTGCTGAGCCTGGCCTGTGCCGACCTCATCATCGGTACCTTCTCCATGAACCTTTACACCACGTATCTGCTCATGGGCCACTGGGCTCTGGGCACGCTGGCCTGCGACCTCTGGCTGGCCCTGGACTATGTGGCCAGCAACGCCTCGGTCATGAACCTGCTGCTCATCAGCTTTGACCGCTACTTCTCCGTGACCCGGCCCCTGAGCTACCGCGCCAAGCGCACACCCCGCCGGGCAGCCCTGATGATCGGCCTGGCCTGGCTGGTTTCGTTCGTGCTCTGGGCCCCGGCCATCCTCTTCTGGCAGTACCTGGTAGGGGAGCGGACGGTGCTGGCCGGGCAGTGCTACATCCAGTTCCTCTCCCAGCCCATCATCACCTTTGGCACGGCCATGGCCGCCTTCTACCTCCCCGTCACGGTCATGTGCGCCCTCTACTGGCGCATCTACCGGGAGACAGAGAACCGGGCCCGGGAGCTGGCGGCCCTGCAGGGCTCGGAGACGCCGGGGAAGgggggcggcagcagcagcagctcagagcGGTCCCAGCCGGGGGCCGAAGGCTCCCCAGAGACCCCTCCAGGacgctgctgccgctgctgccggACCCCCCGGCTGCTCCAGGCCTACAgctggaaggaggaagaggaggaggacgaAGGCTCCATGGAGTCCCTCACCTCCTCGGAGGGTGAGGAGCCTGGCTCCGAGGTGGTGATCAAGATGCCCATGGTGGACCCCGAGGCGCAGGCCCCCGCCAAACAGCCGCCCCGGAGCTCCCCGAATACGGTCAAGAGGCCGACCCGGAAGGGGCGCGAGCGGGCGGGCAAGGGCCAGAAGCCCCGTGGGAAGGAGCAACTGGCCAAGCGGAAGACCTTCTCGCTGGTCAAGGAGAAGAAGGCGGCTCGGACCCTGAGCGCTATCCTGCTGGCCTTCATCCTCACCTGGACGCCGTACAACATCATGGTGCTGGTGTCCACCTTCTGCAAGGACTGTGTCCCCGAGACCCTGTGGGAGCTGGGCTACTGGCTGTGCTATGTCAACAGCACCATCAACCCCATGTGCTACGCGCTCTGCAACAAGGCCTTCCGGGACACCTTCCGCCTGCTGCTGCTCTGCCGCTGGGACAAGCGTCGCTGGCGCAAGATCCCCAAGCGCCCCGGCTCTGTGCACCGCACCCCCTCCCGCCAGTGCTGA